ATTCCCGCTATCGTACAAGACGTATTAACCGGGGTAGTGTTGATGCAAGGCTTTATGAACAGAGAAGCCCTTGAAGTGACGCTAGAAAAGCAGCTCGTCACTTTTTATTCGCGTTCAAAATCGCGTCTTTGGACCAAAGGTGAAACCTCAAACAATGTTTTAACCTTGGTGGAAGTACATACCGATTGTGATAAAGACAGCTTACTGATTTATGCAAAGTCGCAAGGTCCAACTTGCCACCTCGGTAGCGAAAGCTGCTTTGCGGAAAGCATGCCAGAGCTTGCATTTTTAGGAAAGCTTGAGCGAGTGATTGCCCAGAGGAAAAATGCATCTCCTGAAAGCAGCTATACTGCCTCTTTATTTGCTAAAGACTTAAGTCGTAGTTGTCAAAAGGTCGGAGAAGAAGGGGTTGAAGTGGCGCTGGCGGCGATGAAAAACGACAACGAAGAGTTGCTCAATGAGTCCGCAGACTTACTGTATCATCTTATTGTCCTACTACAGAGACAAGGGCTTACGCTCAGTGATGTGGTCAATACGCTCAAAGATAGGCATAAGTAATTTGCGCTTTGGGTAAGTAACCATTTCACCTACTTTTTCGTTGGCTTGTTTCAGGCATTGTGCAGTAACAAGCCAACCTACCACAATCGAAATAAATCTGTAATTAGATCAACTCCCGTTCATATAAATAAGGTAAACTTCTCATAGTCTTACAACTATGCAGTGGCAAAATATTAGTCTAACTTTAATGGTGCGATTGCGAACAGTATGGAACGATTTATGAAAACAAGATTACTTGGTCTATTGCTGGCAGGGTTAACTGCTGCCGGATGTTCAACATTGAGCCCTGAACAACAGGAAAAGTTGGATGATATGTCGGGATGTGAAAAGCTAAATACGCTTCTAAATGCTTCTGCAAATGGGTTTTCTGCGCTTAAAGGCGCTGAAGTCGGTGCAAAGTTAATGAACTCTTGGCAGGCTAAGGCACACCTAGTTGGCAACAAGTGCCAAATTATTGAAAGTACCGCTGGTAAAACAAAATACACTTGTTCAGAGCAGTTTAGAGAGTACGAAAACGCAGTAAAAATCCATAACTATGCGCAGAGTCTAGCAAAGCAATGTTTAGATCACTCTTGGGTTGGTGATAGCCAAAAGAGTGGCCAGCTAATGCGTACGAACATTATGTCACCTAGCTCTACTAGCAAAATTGCAATTGAACTAGGCAAAGGCCTCGACAAAGTCACGCCATGGATCGTTACGTTTAATGTGACTGAAAAATAAGACGTAAAATACGGAGAAGCGTTGTGCTTCTCCTACCCTATCCCATCCTAACATTTCTCCTTTGCAATCCCCTTCACATTGTCTGTTTGAGCGTTAATAAATTTTTAATTGTTGCTTTACTCGGTTCTAATGTCGCTTCGCGTGGCGTCTTTTATATGAAAATAGTGAATAGTAATTGTGGTGTAACGCGATATTAATTTAGAAAAAATAAGTAGTATATATTTTGAGCGGTGTTGAGATCTGCAACAGTCTATATTTAATTGATGCTGATTATGCATCTCTTTGGTTTTTGTGTGTTAATAAAAAGCTTGTTTATTAAAAAAAAGTAGCATTTAATTCAGCTGCTATTTCTGTTGTTAGCGCTAAATTAACTACTATTTTTAAAGGAATTAAGATGAACACATTGATAAAGTTGTCGGCTCTATCCCTCTCTGTTGCTATGTTTTGCATCCCTGCTTCGGCTAATGAACAAGCTAAGCCATTTGAGTATACAGTAAATGGCAGTGTATATGAGATCCCCGCTTCTCAAGCTAAGAATTTAGATGAGATAATTGCGCTAATAGAAACTAATAACGATGTTTCAGGTTATGACGTTACTGAGACTAAGTTAGCAAAAACTGAGCGCACAGAAATTGCCAGTGATTTTTCAACGCTAGCTGGTGGTAACTTACGCGTTTATAG
The sequence above is a segment of the Pseudoalteromonas piscicida genome. Coding sequences within it:
- the hisIE gene encoding bifunctional phosphoribosyl-AMP cyclohydrolase/phosphoribosyl-ATP diphosphatase HisIE encodes the protein MIINKQNIAEVDFDKSALIPAIVQDVLTGVVLMQGFMNREALEVTLEKQLVTFYSRSKSRLWTKGETSNNVLTLVEVHTDCDKDSLLIYAKSQGPTCHLGSESCFAESMPELAFLGKLERVIAQRKNASPESSYTASLFAKDLSRSCQKVGEEGVEVALAAMKNDNEELLNESADLLYHLIVLLQRQGLTLSDVVNTLKDRHK